One Xiphophorus maculatus strain JP 163 A chromosome 9, X_maculatus-5.0-male, whole genome shotgun sequence DNA segment encodes these proteins:
- the nhs gene encoding Nance-Horan syndrome protein isoform X4: MPFAKRAVKPQLLCRYRSPGEVEQQQQQQQQEEGLLFDDLVSISNVALSRTLRQLSDLAKHACSIFQELESDLASTNQRVRGLQGKITRLQQCCSELDPKQEAVPVSDLDVESKLTAHFRAPWRLQRNVLHPSTRPACVAELHRQANHSLWSLNQVCAFSDHQRTERRVTISALPPTPVYPSPLIEPMQDGRGKSLTTPERHFRDASTQLAEAQAAPTDPDTDGVALGHRSKFPIPNIPSTLDKQTNWSRALPLPTPEERMKCNSQVIASCIIPINVTGVGFDRDASVRCSLVHSQSLLQRRRKLRRRRTVAGFPRQVQQDFDSDDSPGSRERTVIVHTTADITPSTEGLASHLTTRDSGCQTEDFLTSGAPCRRRLRVQRGQGVSLLLSHSAGNISCLPDSADPMFSSSVEARLRSRSLPRDSSRMMMILMDNERNDSDEEEELAPFDSEGFLPGRRERILKEEEESADDRAMSERQLGGLKFAQLSDSPERSWMERTGAQLPRKADMGSCEISSSSDTFSSPVHSVSAAGVLGSQMDHKDDHQSSSGNWSGSSSTCPSQTSETIPPAASPPLTGSSHCDSELSLNTATHTAEDQTSFLLDNYQGLRTQRAGSFSSAAMDVLEEAGVSTPMEGEWDFPNAEPSSSQGFSPEPGREAESSLGCPSFTSMATCESSFSDKPPSEKADTVSYYSVDTEGYYTSMHFDCGLKGSKSFTYNYANPGSDCGLSDMSGHLTLGRRCLSLRKSKAKPSPPKRSSSLRKICSEGHIPEKREPKITGTYRHPVSLSSKERRMQLALSGSPGLMENSSLGREPLEVWAMEGTSDLTDLGILSSKDAHSFKDNGIVQSDYADLWLLNDLKSSDPYRSLSNSSTATGTTVIECIKSQESSESQTSQSGSRATTPSLPSVESEFKLTSPEKLAGLASPSSGYSSQSETPTSSFPSTFFPGPLSPATGKRKPKVPERKSSLSSLSLQARSSRDVATSKKDLELPMIPPSHLDLSALHSPSNKDSAYRNQLPNLLQIKQKDVLTAKTVTSPNLESFTAHSLSITPSILQKVQLRSISKQPEDLHENKAASRLQCPSENSTSSQSLALKSPSMHNSHNHHVSSNDSIHASNEELSMANSKGTEVLSGSATAVGLRSEPCLDGSNVPKALTVHEAEQRSESPVTSVCSGESIPHVDSSGQQQSELPEAEMCPCPPVLHSSPKRSNCVDKVPAADSPLETSQESSISSEGENDSSGVSAESASQDRKEESTEEADDYFSKDYTESDNSASSQLEESQKEDDSVFLSPTKSRTTEDLFAMIHRSKRKVLGRKDSTELAARTRLSASSGNTPPPSSTVTSPVPAASPSSPSPAVTPPAPHRVSGPIYRNAKKSSTSNEEFKQLLLKKGSRSDSSYRMSAAEILKSPVAPKSPGDFLTESPRQSEEAPSPLQQLLLDQEQLSSPYPKANGESFSPRPFLSSAASRQGRSRIPPPASSSRYSVRSRLYSTPMQAISEGETENSDGSPHDDRST; this comes from the exons CGGTGTCCGACCTGGACGTGGAGAGTAAGCTGACGGCACACTTCAGAGCGCCGTGGCGCCTCCAGAGGAATGTTTTGCACCCCTCCACACGGCCGGCATGTGTGGCAGAGCTGCACAGGCAGGCCAACCACAGCCTGTGGTCACTGAACCAAG TGTGTGCGTTTTCAGATCACCAGAGGACGGAGCGCAGAGTGACCATCTCAGCCCTGCCCCCCACGCCCGTATACCCCTCCCCTCTCATCGAGCCGATGCAAGATGGTCGGGGCAAAAGTCTAACAACG CCAGAGAGACATTTTAGAGATGCATCCACTCAGTTAGCTGAAGCTCAG GCTGCGCCTACTGACCCCGACACTGACGGGGTGGCTCTAGGTCACCGGTCTAAGTTTCCCATCCCTAACATCCCCTCCACCCTGGACAAGCAGACTAACTGGTCTAGAGCTCTGCCGCTGCCCACCCCAGAGGAGAGAATGAAATGCAATTCCCAAGTCATCGCCTCATGCATCATTCCTATTAATGTGACTG GGGTTGGCTTTGACAGAGATGCTAGTGTGCGCTGCTCACTCGTTCACTCGCAGTCTTTGCTTCAGAGGAGACGGAAGCTGAGGAGGCGGAGGACGGTCGCCGGTTTCCCCAGACAGGTGCAGCAGGATTTTG ACTCTGATGACTCTCCTGGTTCCAGGGAGCGGACGGTCATTGTTCACACCACTGCCGATATAACTCCTTCCACTGAGGGGCTGGCCAGCCATCTGACCACCAGAGACTCAGGTTGCCAGACCGAAGACTTTTTGACGTCAGGAGCGCCGTGTCGGAGGAGGCTCAGGGTCCAGAGAGGTCAGGGCGTGTCACTCCTGCTCTCCCACTCGGCAGGCAACATCTCCTGCCTGCCCGACAGCGCTGACCCCATGTTCTCAAGTTCAGTGGAAGCCCGTTTGCGGTCGCGAAGTCTGCCCAGAGACAGcagcaggatgatgatgatCCTCATGGACAATGAGCGCAACGACAGcgacgaggaggaggagctggcaCCCTTCGACTCCGAGGGTTTCCTTCCCGGGCGCAGGGAGAGGATcctgaaggaggaagaggagagtgCCGACGACCGGGCCATGTCAGAGCGGCAGCTGGGGGGGCTGAAGTTTGCGCAACTGTCGGACAGTCCGGAGCGCAGCTGGATGGAGCGGACCGGCGCTCAACTGCCCAGGAAAGCCGACATGGGCAGCTGCGAGATCTCGTCCAGTTCGGACACCTTCAGCAGCCCTGTTCACTCCGTCTCAGCCGCAGGGGTGCTGGGCAGCCAAATGGACCATAAGGACGACCACCAGTCTTCCAGCGGGAACTGGAGTGGCAGCAGCTCCACCTGCCCCTCCCAGACCTCAGAAACTATCCCCCCCGCAGCGTCCCCTCCACTAACCGGATCCTCGCACTGCGACTCTGAGTTGTCCCTCAATACCGCCACTCACACCGCCGAAGACCAGACCAGCTTCCTGCTGGACAACTACCAGGGCCTCAGAACCCAGCGAGCTGGCTCCTTCTCCTCAGCAGCTATGGATGTATTAGAGGAGGCAGGAGTGAGTACGCCCATGGAGGGGGAGTGGGATTTCCCCAACGCGGAGCCGTCTTCCTCTCAGGGGTTCAGCCCTGAACCGGGCAGGGAGGCCGAGAGCAGCCTGGGCTGCCCCAGCTTCACCAGCATGGCTACCTGCGAGAGCAGCTTCTCCGACAAACCGCCATCAGAGAAAGCAGACACCGTTTCTTACTACTCTGTGGACACCGAAGGGTACTACACCTCCATGCACTTTGACTGCGGTTTAAAAGGCAGCAAAAGCTTCACCTACAACTATGCAAACCCTGGTTCTGATTGCGGTTTGTCGGACATGAGCGGCCACCTGACCCTGGGGAGACGCTGCCTCTCCTTGAGAAAGTCAAAGGCCAAGCCCTCCCCACCAAAGAGGAGTTCCTCCTTGAGGAAGATATGCAGTGAGGGACACATCCCAGAAAAGAGAGAACCAAAGATTACTGGTACCTACAGACACCCAGTGTCTCTGTCCTCTAAAGAGCGGAGAATGCAGCTGGCTCTGTCTGGATCGCCAGGACTCATGGAGAACTCCTCACTAGGGCGAGAGCCCCTCGAGGTCTGGGCGATGGAAGGCACGTCGGATCTGACGGATTTAGGCATTTTAAGCTCCAAAGACGCACATTCCTTTAAGGACAATGGCATTGTGCAGTCAGACTATGCAGATCTCTGGCTTCTAAACGATTTGAAGTCCAGTGATCCCTACCGATCGCTATCAAACTCCAGCACAGCCACAGGTACGACTGTGATCGAATGCATCAAGTCACAGGAGAGCTCAGAGTCCCAGACTTCCCAGTCTGGCTCCAGAGCCACGACCCCATCACTTCCATCAGTGGAGAGCGAGTTCAAGTTGACGTCTCCGGAGAAGCTGGCCGGATTGGCGAGCCCATCGAGCGGCTACTCCAGTCAGTCTGAAACCCCCACCTCCTCATTTCCCTCCACCTTTTTCCCCGGACCTCTGTCCCCAGCCACTGGGAAGAGGAAGCCCAAAGTCCCAGAGAGGAAGTCGtctctttcctctctgtctctgcaggCACGCTCATCCAGAGACGTAGCCACCTCGAAGAAAGATCTGGAGCTGCCGATGATTCCTCCTTCTCACCTCGACTTAAGTGCCCTTCACAGTCCAAGCAATAAAGACTCGGCTTACAGGAACCAGCTACCAAACCTTCTCCAGATCAAGCAAAAAGATGTGCTAACTGCCAAAACTGTCACATCTCCAAACTTGGAGTCCTTCACTGCCCACTCTCTGTCTATAACACCCTCAATTCTTCAAAAAGTGCAGCTTCGGTCCATCAGCAAGCAGCCTGAAGACCTGCATGAGAACAAAGCGGCCTCGAGACTCCAGTGTCCGTCTGAGAACTCAACCAGCAGTCAATCACTAGCTCTCAAGAGTCCCTCAATGCACAATTCTCATAATCATCATGTTTCATCAAACGACTCAATCCATGCCTCAAATGAAGAGCTTTCAATGGCGAATAGCAAGGGCACAGAGGTATTGTCAGGGAGCGCGACAGCTGTCGGACTGCGGTCAGAACCGTGTTTGGATGGTTCTAACGTCCCCAAGGCGTTGACTGTTCATGAAGCAGAGCAGCGCTCAGAGTCACCGGTAACATCCGTCTGCTCCGGAGAGTCTATCCCACACGTAGACTCTTCAGGTCAGCAGCAGAGCGAACTGCCCGAAGCGGAAATGTGTCCTTGCCCTCCGGTTTTACACAGCTCACCCAAGAGGTCCAACTGTGTGGACAAAGTgcctgctgctgacagtcctctGGAGACGTCCCAGGAGAGCTCCATCAGCAGCGAAGGGGAGAACGACTCATCAGGAGTTTCAGCCGAAAGTGCCTCACAGGACAGGAAAGAGGAATCCACAGAGGAGGCAGACGATTACTTTAGCAAAG actaTACAGAAAGTGACAACTCTGCGTCGTCACAGCTCGAGGAGTCACAAAAAGAGGATGACAGCGTGTTTCTGTCACCCACCAAGTCCCGCACCACTGAGGATCTGTTCGCTATGATTCACAG ATCCAAAAGGAAAGTGTTGGGGAGGAAGGACTCCACTGAGCTGGCTGCAAGGACCCGCCTCAGCGCCTCATCGGGCAACACCCCACCGCCCAGCAGCACCGTCACCTCCCCGGTCCCTGCGGCGTCCCCCTCTTCCCCCTCCCCCGCTGTGACCCCGCCCGCCCCACACAGAGTCTCGGGGCCCATCTACAGGAACGCGAAGAAGTCCAGCACCTCCAACGAGGAGTTCAAGCAGCTGCTGCTTAAAAAGGGGAGCCGCTCGGACTCCAGCTACCGCATGTCGGCTGCTGAGATCCTGAAGAGCCCCGTCGCTCCGAAGTCGCCTGGAGACTTTCTGACCGAGTCACCCAGACAGTCGGAGGAGGCCCCCTCCCCACTGCAGCAACTCCTGTTGGACCAAGAGCAGCTGTCCAGCCCATACCCCAAAGCCAACGGCGAGAGCTTCTCCCCGAGACCCTTCCTCTCGTCTGCCGCTTCCAGGCAGGGCCGCTCGAGGATCCCGCCGCCCGCCAGCAGCAGCCGCTACAGCGTGCGCAGCAGGCTGTACTCCACGCCCATGCAGGCCATCTCCGAGGGCGAGACGGAGAACTCGGACGGAAGCCCTCACGATGACCGCTCCACGTAG
- the nhs gene encoding Nance-Horan syndrome protein isoform X3 yields MPFAKRAVKPQLLCRYRSPGEVEQQQQQQQQEEGLLFDDLVSISNVALSRTLRQLSDLAKHACSIFQELESDLASTNQRVRGLQGKITRLQQCCSELDPKQEAVPVSDLDVESKLTAHFRAPWRLQRNVLHPSTRPACVAELHRQANHSLWSLNQDHQRTERRVTISALPPTPVYPSPLIEPMQDGRGKSLTTFDSARSSSPTECCSLSPWSRKAAPTDPDTDGVALGHRSKFPIPNIPSTLDKQTNWSRALPLPTPEERMKCNSQVIASCIIPINVTGVGFDRDASVRCSLVHSQSLLQRRRKLRRRRTVAGFPRQVQQDFDSDDSPGSRERTVIVHTTADITPSTEGLASHLTTRDSGCQTEDFLTSGAPCRRRLRVQRGQGVSLLLSHSAGNISCLPDSADPMFSSSVEARLRSRSLPRDSSRMMMILMDNERNDSDEEEELAPFDSEGFLPGRRERILKEEEESADDRAMSERQLGGLKFAQLSDSPERSWMERTGAQLPRKADMGSCEISSSSDTFSSPVHSVSAAGVLGSQMDHKDDHQSSSGNWSGSSSTCPSQTSETIPPAASPPLTGSSHCDSELSLNTATHTAEDQTSFLLDNYQGLRTQRAGSFSSAAMDVLEEAGVSTPMEGEWDFPNAEPSSSQGFSPEPGREAESSLGCPSFTSMATCESSFSDKPPSEKADTVSYYSVDTEGYYTSMHFDCGLKGSKSFTYNYANPGSDCGLSDMSGHLTLGRRCLSLRKSKAKPSPPKRSSSLRKICSEGHIPEKREPKITGTYRHPVSLSSKERRMQLALSGSPGLMENSSLGREPLEVWAMEGTSDLTDLGILSSKDAHSFKDNGIVQSDYADLWLLNDLKSSDPYRSLSNSSTATGTTVIECIKSQESSESQTSQSGSRATTPSLPSVESEFKLTSPEKLAGLASPSSGYSSQSETPTSSFPSTFFPGPLSPATGKRKPKVPERKSSLSSLSLQARSSRDVATSKKDLELPMIPPSHLDLSALHSPSNKDSAYRNQLPNLLQIKQKDVLTAKTVTSPNLESFTAHSLSITPSILQKVQLRSISKQPEDLHENKAASRLQCPSENSTSSQSLALKSPSMHNSHNHHVSSNDSIHASNEELSMANSKGTEVLSGSATAVGLRSEPCLDGSNVPKALTVHEAEQRSESPVTSVCSGESIPHVDSSGQQQSELPEAEMCPCPPVLHSSPKRSNCVDKVPAADSPLETSQESSISSEGENDSSGVSAESASQDRKEESTEEADDYFSKDYTESDNSASSQLEESQKEDDSVFLSPTKSRTTEDLFAMIHRSKRKVLGRKDSTELAARTRLSASSGNTPPPSSTVTSPVPAASPSSPSPAVTPPAPHRVSGPIYRNAKKSSTSNEEFKQLLLKKGSRSDSSYRMSAAEILKSPVAPKSPGDFLTESPRQSEEAPSPLQQLLLDQEQLSSPYPKANGESFSPRPFLSSAASRQGRSRIPPPASSSRYSVRSRLYSTPMQAISEGETENSDGSPHDDRST; encoded by the exons CGGTGTCCGACCTGGACGTGGAGAGTAAGCTGACGGCACACTTCAGAGCGCCGTGGCGCCTCCAGAGGAATGTTTTGCACCCCTCCACACGGCCGGCATGTGTGGCAGAGCTGCACAGGCAGGCCAACCACAGCCTGTGGTCACTGAACCAAG ATCACCAGAGGACGGAGCGCAGAGTGACCATCTCAGCCCTGCCCCCCACGCCCGTATACCCCTCCCCTCTCATCGAGCCGATGCAAGATGGTCGGGGCAAAAGTCTAACAACG TTCGACTCCGCCCGCTCCTCCTCCCCCACCGAATGTTGCAGCCTCTCTCCCTGGAGCAGAAAG GCTGCGCCTACTGACCCCGACACTGACGGGGTGGCTCTAGGTCACCGGTCTAAGTTTCCCATCCCTAACATCCCCTCCACCCTGGACAAGCAGACTAACTGGTCTAGAGCTCTGCCGCTGCCCACCCCAGAGGAGAGAATGAAATGCAATTCCCAAGTCATCGCCTCATGCATCATTCCTATTAATGTGACTG GGGTTGGCTTTGACAGAGATGCTAGTGTGCGCTGCTCACTCGTTCACTCGCAGTCTTTGCTTCAGAGGAGACGGAAGCTGAGGAGGCGGAGGACGGTCGCCGGTTTCCCCAGACAGGTGCAGCAGGATTTTG ACTCTGATGACTCTCCTGGTTCCAGGGAGCGGACGGTCATTGTTCACACCACTGCCGATATAACTCCTTCCACTGAGGGGCTGGCCAGCCATCTGACCACCAGAGACTCAGGTTGCCAGACCGAAGACTTTTTGACGTCAGGAGCGCCGTGTCGGAGGAGGCTCAGGGTCCAGAGAGGTCAGGGCGTGTCACTCCTGCTCTCCCACTCGGCAGGCAACATCTCCTGCCTGCCCGACAGCGCTGACCCCATGTTCTCAAGTTCAGTGGAAGCCCGTTTGCGGTCGCGAAGTCTGCCCAGAGACAGcagcaggatgatgatgatCCTCATGGACAATGAGCGCAACGACAGcgacgaggaggaggagctggcaCCCTTCGACTCCGAGGGTTTCCTTCCCGGGCGCAGGGAGAGGATcctgaaggaggaagaggagagtgCCGACGACCGGGCCATGTCAGAGCGGCAGCTGGGGGGGCTGAAGTTTGCGCAACTGTCGGACAGTCCGGAGCGCAGCTGGATGGAGCGGACCGGCGCTCAACTGCCCAGGAAAGCCGACATGGGCAGCTGCGAGATCTCGTCCAGTTCGGACACCTTCAGCAGCCCTGTTCACTCCGTCTCAGCCGCAGGGGTGCTGGGCAGCCAAATGGACCATAAGGACGACCACCAGTCTTCCAGCGGGAACTGGAGTGGCAGCAGCTCCACCTGCCCCTCCCAGACCTCAGAAACTATCCCCCCCGCAGCGTCCCCTCCACTAACCGGATCCTCGCACTGCGACTCTGAGTTGTCCCTCAATACCGCCACTCACACCGCCGAAGACCAGACCAGCTTCCTGCTGGACAACTACCAGGGCCTCAGAACCCAGCGAGCTGGCTCCTTCTCCTCAGCAGCTATGGATGTATTAGAGGAGGCAGGAGTGAGTACGCCCATGGAGGGGGAGTGGGATTTCCCCAACGCGGAGCCGTCTTCCTCTCAGGGGTTCAGCCCTGAACCGGGCAGGGAGGCCGAGAGCAGCCTGGGCTGCCCCAGCTTCACCAGCATGGCTACCTGCGAGAGCAGCTTCTCCGACAAACCGCCATCAGAGAAAGCAGACACCGTTTCTTACTACTCTGTGGACACCGAAGGGTACTACACCTCCATGCACTTTGACTGCGGTTTAAAAGGCAGCAAAAGCTTCACCTACAACTATGCAAACCCTGGTTCTGATTGCGGTTTGTCGGACATGAGCGGCCACCTGACCCTGGGGAGACGCTGCCTCTCCTTGAGAAAGTCAAAGGCCAAGCCCTCCCCACCAAAGAGGAGTTCCTCCTTGAGGAAGATATGCAGTGAGGGACACATCCCAGAAAAGAGAGAACCAAAGATTACTGGTACCTACAGACACCCAGTGTCTCTGTCCTCTAAAGAGCGGAGAATGCAGCTGGCTCTGTCTGGATCGCCAGGACTCATGGAGAACTCCTCACTAGGGCGAGAGCCCCTCGAGGTCTGGGCGATGGAAGGCACGTCGGATCTGACGGATTTAGGCATTTTAAGCTCCAAAGACGCACATTCCTTTAAGGACAATGGCATTGTGCAGTCAGACTATGCAGATCTCTGGCTTCTAAACGATTTGAAGTCCAGTGATCCCTACCGATCGCTATCAAACTCCAGCACAGCCACAGGTACGACTGTGATCGAATGCATCAAGTCACAGGAGAGCTCAGAGTCCCAGACTTCCCAGTCTGGCTCCAGAGCCACGACCCCATCACTTCCATCAGTGGAGAGCGAGTTCAAGTTGACGTCTCCGGAGAAGCTGGCCGGATTGGCGAGCCCATCGAGCGGCTACTCCAGTCAGTCTGAAACCCCCACCTCCTCATTTCCCTCCACCTTTTTCCCCGGACCTCTGTCCCCAGCCACTGGGAAGAGGAAGCCCAAAGTCCCAGAGAGGAAGTCGtctctttcctctctgtctctgcaggCACGCTCATCCAGAGACGTAGCCACCTCGAAGAAAGATCTGGAGCTGCCGATGATTCCTCCTTCTCACCTCGACTTAAGTGCCCTTCACAGTCCAAGCAATAAAGACTCGGCTTACAGGAACCAGCTACCAAACCTTCTCCAGATCAAGCAAAAAGATGTGCTAACTGCCAAAACTGTCACATCTCCAAACTTGGAGTCCTTCACTGCCCACTCTCTGTCTATAACACCCTCAATTCTTCAAAAAGTGCAGCTTCGGTCCATCAGCAAGCAGCCTGAAGACCTGCATGAGAACAAAGCGGCCTCGAGACTCCAGTGTCCGTCTGAGAACTCAACCAGCAGTCAATCACTAGCTCTCAAGAGTCCCTCAATGCACAATTCTCATAATCATCATGTTTCATCAAACGACTCAATCCATGCCTCAAATGAAGAGCTTTCAATGGCGAATAGCAAGGGCACAGAGGTATTGTCAGGGAGCGCGACAGCTGTCGGACTGCGGTCAGAACCGTGTTTGGATGGTTCTAACGTCCCCAAGGCGTTGACTGTTCATGAAGCAGAGCAGCGCTCAGAGTCACCGGTAACATCCGTCTGCTCCGGAGAGTCTATCCCACACGTAGACTCTTCAGGTCAGCAGCAGAGCGAACTGCCCGAAGCGGAAATGTGTCCTTGCCCTCCGGTTTTACACAGCTCACCCAAGAGGTCCAACTGTGTGGACAAAGTgcctgctgctgacagtcctctGGAGACGTCCCAGGAGAGCTCCATCAGCAGCGAAGGGGAGAACGACTCATCAGGAGTTTCAGCCGAAAGTGCCTCACAGGACAGGAAAGAGGAATCCACAGAGGAGGCAGACGATTACTTTAGCAAAG actaTACAGAAAGTGACAACTCTGCGTCGTCACAGCTCGAGGAGTCACAAAAAGAGGATGACAGCGTGTTTCTGTCACCCACCAAGTCCCGCACCACTGAGGATCTGTTCGCTATGATTCACAG ATCCAAAAGGAAAGTGTTGGGGAGGAAGGACTCCACTGAGCTGGCTGCAAGGACCCGCCTCAGCGCCTCATCGGGCAACACCCCACCGCCCAGCAGCACCGTCACCTCCCCGGTCCCTGCGGCGTCCCCCTCTTCCCCCTCCCCCGCTGTGACCCCGCCCGCCCCACACAGAGTCTCGGGGCCCATCTACAGGAACGCGAAGAAGTCCAGCACCTCCAACGAGGAGTTCAAGCAGCTGCTGCTTAAAAAGGGGAGCCGCTCGGACTCCAGCTACCGCATGTCGGCTGCTGAGATCCTGAAGAGCCCCGTCGCTCCGAAGTCGCCTGGAGACTTTCTGACCGAGTCACCCAGACAGTCGGAGGAGGCCCCCTCCCCACTGCAGCAACTCCTGTTGGACCAAGAGCAGCTGTCCAGCCCATACCCCAAAGCCAACGGCGAGAGCTTCTCCCCGAGACCCTTCCTCTCGTCTGCCGCTTCCAGGCAGGGCCGCTCGAGGATCCCGCCGCCCGCCAGCAGCAGCCGCTACAGCGTGCGCAGCAGGCTGTACTCCACGCCCATGCAGGCCATCTCCGAGGGCGAGACGGAGAACTCGGACGGAAGCCCTCACGATGACCGCTCCACGTAG